In one window of Microtus pennsylvanicus isolate mMicPen1 chromosome 2, mMicPen1.hap1, whole genome shotgun sequence DNA:
- the Letmd1 gene encoding LETM1 domain-containing protein 1 isoform X2, with translation MYLFPRQLLVKHFWTPKQQIDFLDIYHSLRKQSHSEIIAFLERASALVSDERLRWHLTDVCTKVQNGTQPTAHDILALRECFSTYPLGLNQLQALQMKALSRALLLTPYLPPPLLRWRLKSHTTVIHQLDRALAKLGIGQLTAQEVKSACYLRGLNSTHIADDRCRAWLGEWLQISCSLKEAELSLLLHNVVLLSTNYLETRR, from the exons GTATCTGTTTCCTAGGCAACTGCTTGTCAAGCATTTCTGGACCCCCAAACAACAAATTGATTTCTTAGACATATATCACAGTCTCCGGAAGCAGTCCCACTCAGAAATCATTGCCTTTCTAGAAAGGGCCAGCGCACTGGTTTCTGATGAGAGGCTTCGCTGGCATCTGACAGACGTGTGCACCAAG GTGCAGAACGGTACCCAGCCAACAGCCCATGACATCCTGGCTCTCAGAGAATGCTTCTCAACTTATCCCCTGGGCTTGAATCAACTCCAGGCTCTGCAAATG AAAGCCTTGAGCCGAGCCCTGCTCCTTACGCCTTACCTGCCTCCGCCCTTGTTGAGATGGCGCCTAAAGAGTCATACCACAGTGATTCACCAGCTGGACAGGGCTCTGGCAAAGCTGGGGATTGGCCAGCTGACTGCTCAGGAGGTGAAATCG GCTTGCTATCTTCGTGGCTTGAATTCTACCCACATTGCTGATGACAGGTGTCGGGCTTGGCTGGGAGAATGGTTGCAGATTTCCTGCAGCCTAAAAG AAGCCGAGCTGTCCCTCTTGCTGCACAACGTGGTCCTGCTTTCCACCAACTACCTTGAGACCAGGCGCTGA